The proteins below come from a single Micromonospora citrea genomic window:
- a CDS encoding ATP-dependent helicase, translating to MDGVTDAMAGFGAATREWFTAAFAAPTAAQVGAWKSVAAGRNALVVAPTGSGKTLAAFLWSLDRLAREPAPADRRHRCRVLYVSPLKALAVDVERNLRAPLAGIRQAASRLGIAPPEITVGMRTGDTPADERRAFARTPPDILITTPESLFLLLTSAARDSLRGVETVIVDEVHAVAGTKRGAHLALSLERLDELLPAPAQRIGLSATVRPVDACARFLGGARPVDVVAPPTAKTIEVSVQVPVEDMTRLDEQEPPEDDLGGLGPRRASIWPAVEERVLALIRAHRSTIVFTNSRRSAERLCARLNELAAEEPTGPGGNDAPARGAAEPGGPGPAAGAPGGPGPVRRTPAEMMAQAGGAAGAPPVIARAHHGSVSREERRHIEEALKSGQLPAVVATSSLELGIDMGAVDLVVQIEAPPSVAAGLQRVGRAGHQVGAVSRGVVFPKHRGDLLSCTVVAERMGGGAIEELHYPRNPLDVLAQQVVAMVALEPWQVGDLAAVVRRAAPFAELPDSALHAVLDMLSGRYPSTAFAELRPRLVWDRATDTLTGRPGAQRLAVTSGGTIPDRGLFGVFLAGAERAARVGELDEEMVYESRVGDVFLLGSSSWRIEEITPDRVLVSPAPGQAAKMPFWKGDQLGRPVELGRAIGARVRALLRQDDEAAVAALRAGGLDDWAAGNLMAYLREQRAATRSLPDDRTVVVERFRDELGDWRLAVHSVLGARVNGPWALAIGRRLAERYGVDAQVMPSDDGIVVRLPDTADEPPGADVVVFEPEEVAQLVEESVGTSALFASRFRECAARSLLLPRRDPRRRQPLWQQRQRAAQLLDVAREYADFPVTLEAARECLQDVFDQPALAELMRDLAARRVRLVEVETAQPSPFARSLLFGYVGAFLYEGDAPLAERRAAALALDSALLGELLGRVDLRELLDPAVLAETGRQLRWLTEQRRPRDAEDVVELLRVVGDLSEAELAERGAPVRWLTELAAARRVLRVRIAGEERWVGVEDAARLRDALGVAMPVGVAEAHLAPVADPLGDLVARYARTHGPFAAASCAARFGLGVAVVEQALRRLAASGRIVSGEFTPDTAGTQWCDAEVLRLLRRRSLAALRREIEPVPPRALAAFLPRWQQVGSSARGVEALAAAVEQLQGAAVPASALERLVLPGRVADYSPAQLDELCASGEVVWAGSGAISGGDGWVTLAYADVAPLLLPPPDEALARTPLHDAVLDALGDGQALFFRSLSDRVGSTDDAALTAALWDLVWAGHLTNDTLAPLRAVLGGGGAHRSRPAAPRTRYRRPGRVALPTRGGPPTVAGRWSRLPERDTDPTRRAAALADVLLERHGVVTRGAVVAEQVAGGFAAVYPVLSALEERGAARRGYFVEGLGAAQFAVPGAVDRIRALAEPADGGRGRGGPTLVLAATDPANPYGAALPWPERVVDSGDGAAPATGHRAGRKAGALVVLVAGDLVLYVERGGRTILSFTDDTDTLAAAGKALADAVHSGALGAMSVERADGEAVGASPLRDALTAAGFRATPRGLRLRG from the coding sequence ATGGATGGCGTGACGGATGCGATGGCGGGTTTCGGCGCGGCCACCCGGGAGTGGTTCACCGCCGCCTTCGCCGCGCCCACCGCTGCCCAGGTCGGCGCCTGGAAGTCGGTCGCCGCCGGCCGCAACGCGCTGGTGGTGGCGCCGACCGGCTCCGGCAAGACCCTGGCGGCCTTCCTCTGGTCGCTCGACCGGCTGGCCCGCGAGCCCGCCCCCGCCGACCGCCGGCACCGCTGCCGCGTGCTATACGTCAGCCCGCTCAAGGCGCTCGCGGTCGACGTCGAGCGCAACCTGCGCGCCCCGCTCGCCGGGATCCGGCAGGCCGCCAGCCGGCTCGGCATCGCCCCGCCGGAGATCACGGTGGGGATGCGCACGGGCGACACCCCGGCCGACGAGCGGCGCGCGTTCGCCCGCACCCCGCCCGACATCCTCATCACCACGCCCGAGTCGCTGTTCCTGCTGCTCACCTCCGCCGCCCGCGACTCCCTGCGCGGCGTCGAGACGGTGATCGTCGACGAGGTGCACGCGGTGGCCGGCACCAAGCGCGGGGCCCACCTCGCGCTCTCCCTCGAGCGCCTCGACGAGCTGCTGCCCGCCCCCGCCCAGCGGATCGGCCTGTCCGCCACGGTCCGGCCGGTCGACGCGTGCGCCCGCTTCCTCGGCGGCGCCCGGCCCGTCGACGTCGTGGCGCCGCCCACGGCCAAGACGATCGAGGTCAGCGTCCAGGTCCCGGTGGAGGACATGACCCGCCTCGACGAGCAGGAGCCGCCGGAGGACGATCTCGGCGGGCTCGGGCCGCGCCGGGCGTCGATCTGGCCGGCGGTGGAGGAGCGGGTCCTCGCCCTGATCCGCGCGCACCGCTCGACCATCGTCTTCACCAACTCGCGCCGCTCGGCCGAGCGGCTCTGCGCCCGGCTCAACGAGCTGGCCGCCGAGGAGCCGACCGGCCCTGGCGGGAACGACGCGCCGGCCCGGGGCGCCGCCGAGCCGGGTGGCCCCGGTCCCGCCGCCGGGGCACCGGGAGGTCCCGGCCCGGTGCGGCGGACGCCGGCGGAGATGATGGCCCAGGCGGGCGGGGCGGCCGGCGCGCCGCCGGTGATCGCCCGCGCTCACCACGGCAGCGTGTCGCGGGAGGAACGCAGGCACATCGAGGAGGCGCTCAAGTCCGGCCAGTTGCCCGCCGTGGTGGCCACCTCCAGCCTGGAGCTGGGCATCGACATGGGCGCGGTAGACCTGGTGGTGCAGATCGAGGCGCCGCCCAGCGTGGCGGCCGGGCTGCAGCGGGTGGGCCGGGCCGGGCACCAGGTCGGCGCGGTCTCGCGGGGTGTGGTCTTCCCGAAGCACCGGGGCGACCTGCTCTCCTGCACGGTGGTGGCCGAGCGGATGGGCGGCGGCGCCATCGAGGAGCTGCACTACCCGCGCAACCCGCTCGACGTGCTGGCCCAGCAGGTCGTCGCCATGGTCGCGCTGGAGCCGTGGCAGGTCGGCGACCTGGCCGCCGTGGTCCGCCGGGCGGCGCCCTTCGCGGAGCTGCCCGACTCGGCGCTGCACGCCGTGCTCGACATGCTCTCCGGCCGCTACCCGTCCACCGCCTTCGCCGAGTTGCGGCCCCGGCTGGTCTGGGACCGCGCCACCGACACCCTCACCGGACGGCCCGGCGCCCAGCGCCTCGCGGTGACCAGCGGCGGCACCATCCCCGACCGAGGGCTCTTCGGCGTCTTCCTGGCCGGCGCCGAACGGGCCGCCCGGGTCGGCGAGCTGGACGAGGAGATGGTCTACGAGTCGCGGGTCGGCGACGTGTTCCTGCTCGGCTCGTCCTCCTGGCGGATCGAGGAGATCACGCCCGACCGGGTGCTGGTCTCCCCCGCCCCGGGGCAGGCGGCGAAGATGCCGTTCTGGAAGGGCGACCAGCTCGGCCGCCCCGTCGAGCTGGGTCGCGCCATCGGCGCACGGGTGCGGGCCCTGCTGCGGCAGGACGACGAGGCCGCGGTCGCCGCGCTGCGGGCCGGTGGGCTCGACGACTGGGCCGCCGGCAACCTGATGGCCTACCTGCGCGAGCAGCGCGCCGCCACCCGGTCCCTGCCCGACGACCGCACGGTGGTGGTCGAGCGCTTCCGCGACGAGCTGGGCGACTGGCGGCTGGCCGTGCACAGCGTGCTCGGCGCCCGGGTCAACGGGCCCTGGGCGCTGGCGATCGGGCGCCGGCTCGCCGAGCGCTACGGGGTGGACGCCCAGGTGATGCCCTCCGACGACGGGATCGTCGTCCGCCTGCCGGACACCGCCGACGAGCCGCCGGGCGCCGACGTGGTGGTCTTCGAGCCGGAGGAGGTCGCCCAACTCGTCGAGGAGTCCGTCGGCACCTCCGCGCTCTTCGCGTCCCGGTTCCGGGAGTGCGCCGCCCGGTCGCTGCTGCTGCCCCGCCGCGACCCGCGCCGCCGCCAGCCGCTGTGGCAGCAGCGCCAGCGAGCCGCCCAGCTGCTCGACGTCGCCCGCGAGTACGCGGACTTCCCGGTCACCCTGGAGGCCGCCCGGGAGTGCCTCCAGGACGTCTTCGACCAGCCGGCGCTGGCCGAGCTGATGCGCGACCTGGCCGCCCGCAGGGTGCGCCTGGTCGAGGTCGAGACGGCCCAGCCGTCGCCGTTCGCCCGGTCGCTGCTGTTCGGCTACGTCGGTGCCTTCCTCTACGAGGGCGACGCCCCGCTGGCCGAGCGTCGGGCCGCCGCGCTCGCGCTGGACTCGGCCCTGCTCGGCGAGCTGCTCGGCCGCGTCGACCTGCGGGAGCTGCTCGACCCGGCGGTGCTGGCCGAGACCGGGCGGCAGCTGCGCTGGCTGACCGAGCAGCGCCGCCCGCGCGACGCGGAGGACGTGGTCGAGCTGCTGCGCGTGGTCGGCGACCTCTCCGAGGCCGAGCTGGCCGAGCGGGGCGCGCCCGTGCGGTGGTTGACCGAGCTGGCGGCCGCCCGCCGGGTGCTGCGGGTGCGCATCGCCGGCGAGGAGCGCTGGGTCGGCGTCGAGGACGCGGCCCGGCTGCGCGACGCCCTCGGCGTGGCCATGCCGGTCGGGGTCGCCGAGGCCCACCTCGCGCCGGTCGCCGACCCGCTCGGCGACCTCGTCGCCCGCTACGCGCGTACGCACGGCCCGTTCGCGGCCGCCAGCTGCGCCGCCCGCTTCGGGCTCGGGGTGGCGGTGGTCGAGCAGGCGCTGCGCCGGCTCGCCGCCTCCGGGCGCATCGTCTCCGGCGAGTTCACCCCCGACACGGCCGGCACCCAGTGGTGCGACGCCGAGGTGCTGCGTCTGCTGCGCCGCCGGTCCCTCGCCGCCCTGCGCCGGGAGATCGAGCCGGTGCCGCCCCGCGCGCTGGCCGCGTTCCTGCCCCGCTGGCAGCAGGTCGGCTCGTCGGCGCGCGGGGTGGAGGCGCTGGCCGCCGCCGTCGAGCAGTTGCAGGGGGCGGCGGTGCCGGCGTCGGCCCTGGAACGCCTCGTGCTGCCCGGCCGGGTCGCCGACTATTCTCCCGCCCAGCTCGACGAGCTGTGCGCCAGCGGCGAGGTGGTGTGGGCCGGCTCCGGGGCGATCTCCGGCGGGGACGGCTGGGTCACCCTCGCGTACGCGGACGTGGCTCCGCTGCTGCTGCCCCCGCCCGACGAGGCACTCGCCCGCACCCCGCTGCACGACGCGGTGCTCGACGCCCTCGGCGACGGGCAGGCGCTGTTCTTCCGGTCGCTGTCCGACCGGGTGGGCTCGACCGACGACGCCGCGCTGACCGCCGCCCTCTGGGACCTGGTCTGGGCCGGTCACCTGACCAACGACACGCTGGCCCCGCTGCGGGCGGTGCTCGGGGGCGGCGGGGCGCACCGGTCCCGCCCGGCCGCCCCGCGCACCCGCTACCGCCGGCCCGGGCGGGTGGCCCTGCCGACCCGCGGCGGCCCGCCGACCGTCGCCGGCCGCTGGTCCCGCCTGCCGGAGCGCGACACCGACCCGACGCGCCGCGCCGCGGCCCTGGCCGACGTGCTGCTCGAACGGCACGGCGTGGTGACCCGGGGGGCGGTCGTGGCCGAGCAGGTGGCCGGCGGCTTCGCCGCGGTCTATCCGGTGCTCTCCGCGCTGGAGGAGCGCGGCGCCGCCCGCCGGGGCTACTTCGTCGAAGGGCTGGGCGCGGCGCAGTTCGCGGTGCCGGGCGCGGTGGACCGGATCCGGGCGCTGGCGGAGCCGGCCGACGGCGGCCGGGGTCGCGGCGGGCCCACCCTGGTGCTCGCCGCGACCGACCCGGCCAACCCGTACGGCGCGGCGCTGCCCTGGCCGGAACGGGTGGTCGACTCCGGCGACGGGGCGGCCCCCGCGACCGGGCACCGGGCGGGGCGCAAGGCCGGCGCCCTGGTGGTGCTGGTCGCCGGCGACCTGGTGCTCTACGTCGAGCGCGGCGGGCGGACCATCCTCTCCTTCACCGACGACACCGACACGCTGGCGGCGGCCGGCAAGGCGCTCGCCGACGCGGTCCACTCCGGGGCGCTGGGGGCCATGTCGGTGGAGCGGGCCGACGGCGAGGCGGTGGGCGCCTCGCCGCTGCGCGACGCGCTCACCGCGGCCGGTTTCCGGGCCACCCCACGCGGCCTGCGCCTGCGCGGCTGA
- a CDS encoding GNAT family N-acetyltransferase — MTGVAVRPARAGDRAAVDALHDREWGGPYVVAHDTRHDLRTLPTLVAVDGAGAVVGALAHHGDGDGLEVVSLVAATPGAGVGTALLAAAADVARTEGRARMWLVTTNDNLRALRFYQRRGLRLARVDRGAVDRARRLKPTIPVVGEDGIPLHDELILELRLTAGG, encoded by the coding sequence ATGACCGGGGTGGCCGTCCGCCCGGCCCGGGCCGGGGACCGCGCGGCGGTCGACGCGCTGCACGACCGCGAGTGGGGCGGCCCGTACGTCGTCGCCCACGACACCCGCCACGACCTGCGTACGCTGCCCACGCTGGTGGCGGTCGACGGCGCCGGCGCGGTGGTCGGCGCGCTGGCCCACCACGGCGACGGCGACGGGCTGGAGGTGGTCAGCCTGGTCGCGGCGACGCCCGGCGCAGGCGTCGGCACCGCGCTGCTGGCGGCCGCCGCCGACGTGGCCCGGACCGAGGGGCGGGCCCGGATGTGGCTCGTCACGACCAACGACAACCTGCGGGCGCTGCGGTTCTACCAGCGGCGCGGGCTGCGGCTGGCGCGGGTGGACCGCGGCGCGGTGGACCGGGCCCGCCGGCTGAAGCCGACCATCCCCGTCGTCGGCGAGGACGGCATCCCCCTGCACGACGAGCTGATCCTCGAACTGCGGCTCACCGCCGGCGGCTAA
- a CDS encoding SAM hydrolase/SAM-dependent halogenase family protein — MDRTPWISFTTDYGLVDGFVAACHGVIARLAPAARVIDVTHLVPPADVRRGAAVLAQTVPHLPEGVHVAVVDPGVGTARRGVALAAPRGLLVGPDNGLLVDAAEALGGVTAAVELTAPEWLAPEVSGTFHGRDVFAPVAARLALGAPLSDAGPAVAPESLVRLPAPVVRPEPAGFTAEVLTVDHFGNVQLAAPARLLAPLPALVRVRPEPGPGAGREAVHGRTFGDAPAGGLVVHADSAGRVAVAVNGGRAVDLLSVTPGDLLRVATG; from the coding sequence ATGGACCGCACCCCCTGGATCTCGTTCACCACCGACTACGGTCTCGTCGACGGCTTCGTGGCCGCCTGCCACGGGGTGATCGCCCGGCTGGCGCCGGCCGCCCGGGTGATCGACGTGACCCACCTGGTCCCGCCGGCCGACGTGCGCCGGGGCGCGGCGGTGCTGGCGCAGACCGTGCCCCACCTGCCCGAGGGCGTCCACGTGGCGGTGGTCGACCCCGGTGTCGGCACCGCCCGCCGGGGCGTCGCGCTGGCCGCGCCGCGCGGGCTGCTGGTGGGGCCGGACAACGGGCTGCTCGTCGACGCCGCCGAGGCGCTCGGCGGGGTGACCGCGGCCGTCGAACTGACCGCCCCGGAGTGGCTCGCGCCCGAGGTGTCCGGCACGTTCCACGGCCGGGACGTCTTCGCACCGGTGGCCGCGCGGCTCGCGCTCGGCGCGCCGCTGTCCGACGCCGGCCCGGCGGTGGCCCCGGAGAGCCTCGTCCGGCTGCCGGCGCCGGTGGTCCGGCCGGAGCCGGCCGGGTTCACCGCCGAGGTGCTGACCGTGGACCACTTCGGCAACGTGCAACTGGCCGCGCCGGCCCGCCTGCTGGCGCCGCTGCCGGCCCTGGTGCGGGTGCGGCCGGAGCCCGGGCCGGGAGCCGGCCGCGAGGCCGTGCACGGCCGCACCTTCGGCGACGCCCCGGCGGGCGGGCTGGTGGTGCACGCCGACTCCGCCGGCCGGGTCGCCGTGGCGGTCAACGGCGGCCGGGCGGTCGACCTGCTCTCGGTGACGCCGGGCGACCTGCTGCGGGTCGCGACCGGCTGA
- a CDS encoding DNA-formamidopyrimidine glycosylase family protein: MPEGDTVWNTARVLHRALAGARLTGSDFRVPRLAATDLTGWTVRESASRGKHLLLRLAAPDEARWTLHSHLRMEGAWRAYAPGERWTARPAHLIRAVLRAAQGVAVGYHLHELALVPTAEEGSLVGHLGPDLLGADWDPAEAVRRLAAHPDATIGEALLDQRNLAGVGNLYKCEVLFLRGVSPWTPVRAVPDLAGTVALAQRLLAANRGRWTQSTTGSLHRGQTSYVYGRRAQPCRRCGAAIRKEELGERVTYWCPVCQPERPAD; this comes from the coding sequence GTGCCCGAAGGCGACACCGTCTGGAACACCGCCCGCGTCCTGCACCGCGCGCTGGCGGGCGCCCGCCTGACCGGCAGCGACTTCCGGGTGCCGCGGCTCGCCGCGACCGACCTCACCGGCTGGACGGTGCGGGAGTCGGCCAGCCGGGGCAAGCACCTGCTGCTCCGCCTCGCCGCCCCGGACGAGGCCCGCTGGACGCTGCACTCGCACCTGCGGATGGAGGGCGCCTGGCGGGCGTACGCGCCGGGGGAACGCTGGACGGCCCGCCCGGCGCACCTGATCCGGGCGGTGCTGCGCGCCGCGCAGGGGGTGGCCGTCGGCTACCACCTGCACGAGCTGGCGCTGGTGCCGACCGCCGAGGAGGGCTCGCTGGTCGGCCACCTCGGCCCCGACCTGCTCGGCGCGGACTGGGACCCGGCCGAGGCGGTGCGCCGGCTCGCCGCCCACCCGGACGCCACCATCGGCGAGGCGCTGCTCGACCAACGCAACCTGGCCGGCGTCGGCAACCTCTACAAGTGCGAGGTCCTCTTCCTGCGCGGCGTCTCGCCGTGGACGCCGGTGCGCGCGGTGCCGGACCTCGCCGGCACGGTCGCGCTGGCGCAGCGGCTCCTCGCGGCCAACCGGGGCCGCTGGACGCAGAGCACCACCGGGTCGCTGCACCGGGGGCAGACCAGCTACGTCTACGGGCGGCGCGCCCAGCCCTGCCGTCGCTGCGGCGCCGCGATCCGCAAGGAGGAACTGGGCGAGCGGGTCACCTACTGGTGCCCCGTCTGCCAGCCGGAACGTCCGGCCGACTGA
- the pspM gene encoding phage shock envelope stress response protein PspM, with protein MADERTRYFRQLGRLRRSARRWSVTAGGLGGAAAVLTPYAGLGLPDAAWAAGAGGALVLAAWRWIDLRALAARPAPPELDPAEAAARSRARLVAAVERLPVGPGVLAEVRRVRSRMALRGTSAAEPWARLDRAALTLAGMTGRLTGLAEPALLEAAEADRSLRDLAAKVASVERALRVAPAAARPPLAEAHRTLTGQLEQGVAAYERLVVAAAGYVAEDARPDADHPAASRLTEATDLLHGVAGALSELRGVGTPLRTP; from the coding sequence GTGGCAGACGAGCGCACGCGGTACTTCCGGCAGCTGGGCCGGCTGCGGCGGTCCGCCCGCCGGTGGAGCGTCACGGCCGGCGGCCTCGGCGGCGCCGCCGCCGTGCTGACCCCGTACGCCGGGCTCGGGCTGCCCGACGCGGCCTGGGCGGCCGGGGCGGGCGGCGCGCTGGTGCTCGCCGCCTGGCGCTGGATCGACCTGCGGGCGTTGGCCGCCCGGCCGGCGCCGCCGGAGCTCGACCCGGCCGAGGCCGCCGCGCGCTCCCGCGCCCGCCTGGTCGCCGCCGTGGAGCGCCTCCCCGTCGGCCCCGGCGTGCTGGCCGAGGTGCGCCGCGTCCGCTCCCGGATGGCGCTGCGCGGCACCAGCGCCGCCGAGCCGTGGGCCCGGCTGGACCGGGCCGCCCTCACCCTCGCCGGAATGACCGGCCGGCTGACCGGGCTGGCCGAGCCCGCCCTGCTGGAGGCCGCCGAGGCCGACCGCTCGCTGCGGGACCTCGCCGCCAAGGTGGCCAGCGTCGAACGCGCGCTGCGGGTCGCCCCGGCCGCCGCCCGGCCGCCGCTGGCCGAGGCGCACCGGACGTTGACCGGGCAGCTGGAGCAGGGCGTCGCCGCGTACGAGCGGCTGGTCGTGGCCGCCGCCGGCTACGTCGCCGAGGACGCCCGCCCCGACGCCGACCACCCGGCCGCCTCCCGGCTGACCGAGGCGACCGACCTGCTGCACGGCGTGGCCGGGGCGCTGTCCGAGCTGCGCGGGGTCGGCACGCCGCTGCGTACCCCCTGA
- a CDS encoding PspA/IM30 family protein, protein MANPFVKGWKYLMALFGAKIDEHADPKVQIQQAIEEAQRQHQALVQQAAAVIGNQRQLEMKLSRQMSEVERLQANARQALVLADQARAKGDEAEATRYEQSAQTLATQLVSAEQATEDLKTLHDQALGAAAQARRAVENNSMILQQKLAERTKLLSQLEQAKMQESVARSLESMSALTAPANTPSLDEVRDRIEQRYATAMGRAELAGNSVEGRMLEIQKATLDSAGSARLEQIRSSMAGEQLGAKQERPGVEQARPAAPAADPAAAARLEEIRASMGRERGTGDTTAAG, encoded by the coding sequence ATGGCGAACCCGTTCGTCAAGGGTTGGAAGTACCTGATGGCGCTCTTCGGCGCCAAGATCGACGAGCACGCCGACCCCAAGGTGCAGATCCAGCAGGCCATCGAGGAGGCCCAGCGCCAGCACCAGGCGCTCGTCCAGCAGGCCGCCGCCGTGATCGGCAACCAGCGCCAGCTGGAGATGAAGCTGTCCCGCCAGATGTCGGAGGTCGAGCGCCTCCAGGCCAACGCGCGTCAGGCCCTCGTCCTCGCCGACCAGGCCCGCGCCAAGGGCGACGAGGCCGAGGCCACCCGCTACGAGCAGTCCGCGCAGACCCTCGCCACCCAGCTGGTCTCCGCCGAGCAGGCCACCGAGGACCTGAAGACCCTGCACGACCAGGCGCTGGGCGCCGCCGCCCAGGCCCGCCGGGCCGTCGAGAACAATTCCATGATCCTCCAGCAGAAGCTCGCCGAGCGCACCAAGCTGCTCAGCCAGCTCGAGCAGGCCAAGATGCAGGAGAGCGTGGCCCGCTCGCTGGAGTCGATGTCGGCGCTGACCGCGCCCGCCAACACGCCCTCCCTCGACGAGGTGCGCGACCGCATCGAGCAGCGCTACGCCACCGCGATGGGTCGCGCCGAGCTGGCCGGCAACTCCGTCGAGGGCCGGATGCTGGAGATCCAGAAGGCGACCCTCGACTCGGCCGGCTCCGCCCGGCTGGAACAGATCCGGTCGAGCATGGCCGGCGAGCAGCTCGGCGCCAAGCAGGAGCGGCCGGGCGTGGAGCAGGCCCGACCCGCCGCGCCGGCCGCCGACCCGGCGGCTGCCGCCCGGCTGGAGGAGATCCGGGCCAGCATGGGCCGGGAACGCGGCACCGGGGACACCACGGCCGCCGGCTGA